The following are from one region of the Methylophilus sp. DW102 genome:
- a CDS encoding peptide chain release factor 3, with protein sequence MSSLQQEVERRRTFAIISHPDAGKTTLTEKLLWFGGAIQVAGEVRGRKAARHATSDWMELEKQRGISVTSSVMQFPYREHMVNLLDTPGHDDFSEDTYRTLTAVDSAVMVIDSVNGVEAQTIKLLNVCRMRDTPIITFINKLDRESRAPIELLDEIETTLGMECAPMTWPIGMGKTFRGVYSLVNDSILFFDPRAEKGTSETIQGLDNPRLDELIGYQAQELRVDIELVRGASNEFNKERYLSGKQTPVFFGSAVNNFGVQSLLDAVVDLSPPPQARNTATRAVAANEDKFAGFVFKIQANMDPKHRDRIAFLRVCSGRFERGMKIKQVATGKMLNVNNAITFMAQDRTIMDEAYSGDIIGIPNHGTIKLGDTFTENEALKFIGIPSFAPEFFRRARIKNPMKMKQLQIGLKQLSEEGAAQLFRPLLSNDLILGAVGMLQFDVVAHRLEHEYGVDMVFEPYDCYTARWLKGSDADLKAIADKYGFNVGLDSADDYVYLAPNRVNLQMAQERYPDIQFMETREIA encoded by the coding sequence ATGTCCAGTTTGCAGCAAGAAGTTGAACGCCGCCGTACCTTTGCCATTATTTCGCACCCGGATGCGGGTAAAACCACCCTCACCGAAAAACTGCTGTGGTTTGGTGGCGCGATTCAGGTTGCAGGTGAAGTGCGTGGTCGTAAAGCCGCCCGTCATGCCACCTCGGACTGGATGGAACTGGAAAAACAACGCGGCATTTCCGTTACCTCATCTGTGATGCAGTTTCCCTATCGTGAACATATGGTGAATTTGCTGGATACCCCCGGCCACGATGACTTCTCCGAAGATACTTACCGCACCCTGACCGCCGTGGACTCGGCCGTCATGGTCATTGACTCGGTCAACGGCGTCGAAGCGCAAACCATCAAGCTGCTCAATGTCTGCCGCATGCGCGACACGCCCATCATCACTTTTATCAACAAGCTGGACCGTGAAAGCCGCGCACCGATAGAGTTACTCGATGAAATCGAGACCACCTTGGGGATGGAATGCGCGCCCATGACCTGGCCGATCGGCATGGGCAAGACCTTCCGAGGCGTCTACAGCCTGGTGAATGACAGCATCCTGTTCTTTGATCCCCGTGCTGAAAAAGGGACTTCTGAAACAATTCAAGGCCTGGATAATCCACGTCTGGACGAGCTGATTGGCTACCAGGCGCAAGAATTGCGCGTTGATATTGAGCTGGTCCGCGGTGCTTCCAACGAATTCAACAAAGAGCGCTATCTGAGCGGCAAGCAAACGCCTGTGTTTTTTGGCTCCGCGGTGAACAACTTTGGCGTGCAATCCTTGCTGGATGCAGTAGTAGATTTATCGCCACCGCCACAGGCACGCAACACGGCGACACGCGCAGTCGCCGCCAACGAAGACAAGTTTGCCGGCTTTGTCTTCAAAATTCAGGCCAATATGGATCCCAAACACCGTGACCGCATTGCCTTCTTGCGCGTGTGCTCTGGCCGCTTTGAACGTGGTATGAAAATCAAGCAAGTCGCCACTGGCAAGATGCTCAACGTTAACAACGCCATCACCTTTATGGCGCAAGACCGCACCATCATGGATGAAGCCTATTCTGGTGACATTATTGGTATTCCCAACCACGGCACCATCAAACTTGGCGATACCTTTACCGAAAATGAGGCTCTCAAGTTCATTGGCATTCCGTCATTTGCGCCTGAATTTTTCCGGCGTGCACGGATTAAAAATCCGATGAAAATGAAGCAGTTACAAATCGGCCTCAAACAGTTATCCGAAGAAGGCGCGGCGCAATTATTCCGTCCGCTGCTGTCGAATGACCTGATTTTGGGCGCAGTGGGGATGCTGCAGTTTGACGTGGTAGCACACCGTCTGGAGCATGAATACGGCGTCGATATGGTATTTGAGCCCTATGACTGCTATACCGCGCGCTGGCTCAAAGGCTCGGATGCGGATTTGAAAGCCATTGCAGATAAATATGGCTTTAACGTTGGCCTGGATAGCGCGGATGATTATGTCTACCTGGCACCCAACCGCGTCAACCTGCAAATGGCGCAGGAACGTTACCCGGATATTCAGTTTATGGAAACGCGCGAAATCGCCTAG
- a CDS encoding efflux RND transporter permease subunit encodes MKLKLSSWAIANPLLIALATFILLVWGADCFHRLPVNGMPTVRIPVVSVSIALPGASSSTIERQVTIPVENAVANIPNIKHVTSYIENGVSVTQIEFRYGTNIRTVLSLVREKVASLRRQWSSDVGEPLIQQSEDDNTPLMTYAFQSGTLSLPSLTQQVDKGLVSALMAVEGVEKIERQGGYDREIHIELLPEKLYALGVSAATVNKQIQAYIAQAPAGQFSLGSKQTSLRVQGDPQSVDALAHLEIAVGEHRYVTLSSLGNLLDTFKPAQQLTRLNRQPAIGIAIYRTAKADELKVAEAIEQAIQRWQQTQPHIQAERVQTQIDFTKKTYFSAMMSFLEGVLLAGLVVYAFLRSTRATLIAAIAIPLSVIPTFIVMHWLGFSLNLVSMLALSLVSGVLVDDAIVEIENIIRHMENGQAPYPAAMRAADEIGLAVIATSFAIIAVFVPVSFMGGLVGQYFIQFGITVATATFFSLLVARFITPVMAAYFLKSTPPVAQQGRWYHFYQGWLEQSLKHRRISLLLVGLLLLLSASLLLILPADFMPQEDKAFFMLQVELPAEAQLKQTDAAIEQVTEALLSKPEVSSVYSWIGGRDAETMVAGQVNRATLIVKLVARSQRNSSVDQFKLQALYELRRVPNVRLSALNENGSKAFGLVLTGHDSQRLYRTALALEHDMRKLPAFSNVLSTVPAMKSNLVVTPKPHEAARLGVTTSAIAEELQIALKGGSEEQLAHVLLDNQSVPVRCAVRVPEQSALAFLRQLPVTTNTQQIVALDAAANLSLMHDYASITRYDRMPQIVISADLNGISLGDAMQTVRQLPTLQQLPAGISLSETGDSEMLSEMFSTFSMAMLSGLFLVWMVLVLLFRKLLQPFTIMMALPLSICGALLALALTHQALSLPAVIGILMLMGIVGKNGILIVDAIIECRSAGLSRVEAIIAACQQRSRPIIMTTIAMIAGMLPVIIGAGAGTGFRTPMAYALIGGLVTSTLLSLIVVPLIYTLMDDLEQRVKSRLNTAHE; translated from the coding sequence GTGAAATTAAAGCTTTCTTCCTGGGCGATCGCCAACCCTTTGCTGATTGCCTTGGCGACCTTCATTCTGCTTGTTTGGGGCGCGGATTGTTTCCATCGTTTGCCGGTGAACGGCATGCCCACGGTCAGAATTCCAGTCGTCTCGGTATCGATTGCGTTGCCGGGCGCCTCCTCCTCAACCATTGAGCGGCAGGTGACCATCCCGGTAGAAAATGCCGTGGCCAATATCCCGAATATCAAGCATGTCACGTCCTATATCGAAAACGGCGTCTCGGTCACGCAGATTGAGTTTCGATATGGCACCAATATCCGTACTGTGTTGTCACTGGTGCGCGAGAAAGTTGCCAGCCTACGCCGTCAATGGTCCAGCGATGTGGGAGAACCCCTGATCCAGCAGTCCGAAGATGACAATACGCCATTAATGACCTATGCCTTTCAATCCGGCACGCTTTCACTGCCCTCGCTGACGCAACAGGTAGACAAAGGCCTGGTCAGCGCTTTAATGGCGGTGGAGGGCGTGGAGAAAATTGAACGTCAGGGCGGCTATGACCGCGAAATTCACATTGAGCTGTTACCGGAGAAGCTATATGCACTCGGTGTCAGTGCCGCCACGGTGAATAAGCAAATACAGGCCTATATTGCGCAGGCTCCGGCAGGGCAGTTTAGCCTGGGCAGCAAACAGACATCGCTACGCGTGCAAGGGGATCCGCAGTCCGTGGATGCCCTGGCGCATCTGGAAATTGCTGTGGGAGAGCATCGCTATGTCACCTTGTCCAGCCTCGGCAATCTGCTTGATACCTTCAAACCAGCCCAGCAATTAACGCGGCTTAATCGTCAGCCGGCCATTGGCATTGCCATTTACAGAACGGCAAAAGCAGATGAATTAAAAGTCGCAGAGGCGATAGAGCAGGCCATACAGCGCTGGCAACAGACGCAGCCGCATATCCAGGCCGAGCGGGTGCAGACGCAGATCGACTTTACCAAAAAAACGTACTTTTCTGCCATGATGTCCTTTTTGGAAGGCGTGTTGTTGGCAGGTTTGGTGGTCTACGCCTTTTTGCGCTCCACCCGTGCCACCCTGATTGCCGCCATTGCCATTCCCCTCTCTGTGATCCCGACGTTTATTGTCATGCACTGGCTGGGGTTTTCCTTGAACTTGGTCAGCATGCTGGCCCTGTCACTGGTCTCCGGGGTCTTGGTCGATGATGCGATTGTCGAGATTGAAAACATTATCCGCCATATGGAAAACGGCCAAGCGCCTTATCCAGCCGCCATGCGCGCGGCGGATGAAATTGGCCTGGCCGTGATTGCCACCAGCTTTGCCATTATTGCCGTCTTTGTCCCGGTCAGTTTTATGGGCGGGCTGGTAGGCCAGTATTTCATTCAATTTGGCATCACGGTCGCAACGGCGACTTTTTTCTCCTTATTGGTCGCACGTTTCATCACACCGGTGATGGCCGCCTACTTTCTAAAGTCGACTCCGCCAGTGGCACAGCAAGGCCGCTGGTATCACTTTTATCAAGGATGGTTGGAACAGTCGCTCAAGCATAGACGGATCAGCCTGTTGCTGGTGGGGCTGTTGCTGCTGCTTTCGGCCAGTCTGTTATTGATCTTGCCAGCAGACTTTATGCCGCAAGAAGATAAAGCCTTTTTCATGTTGCAGGTGGAGCTGCCTGCGGAAGCACAGTTAAAACAAACCGATGCTGCGATTGAGCAGGTGACTGAAGCCTTGCTAAGCAAGCCTGAGGTCAGCAGCGTCTATTCCTGGATTGGTGGACGTGACGCCGAGACCATGGTTGCAGGACAAGTCAATCGCGCGACCCTGATAGTCAAGCTGGTGGCGCGGTCACAGCGCAACAGCAGTGTCGATCAGTTCAAGCTGCAAGCGTTATATGAATTGCGCCGCGTACCCAATGTGAGATTGAGTGCTTTAAATGAAAATGGCAGCAAGGCTTTTGGTCTGGTATTAACCGGGCATGACTCGCAACGTTTGTACCGCACTGCGCTGGCACTGGAACATGACATGCGCAAATTGCCAGCGTTTTCTAACGTGTTGTCCACGGTGCCGGCCATGAAAAGCAATCTGGTGGTGACGCCCAAGCCGCATGAAGCGGCGCGTCTGGGCGTCACCACCAGTGCGATTGCCGAGGAGCTGCAGATCGCCTTGAAAGGCGGAAGTGAAGAGCAACTGGCACATGTGTTGCTGGATAATCAGTCCGTCCCGGTCCGCTGTGCTGTCAGAGTGCCTGAACAGTCTGCGCTGGCATTCTTGCGTCAGCTGCCGGTGACGACCAATACCCAGCAAATTGTCGCGCTGGACGCTGCGGCCAATTTGTCATTGATGCATGACTATGCCAGCATCACGCGCTATGACCGTATGCCGCAAATCGTCATTTCTGCCGACCTGAATGGTATTTCCTTGGGCGATGCGATGCAGACGGTGCGGCAGTTACCGACTCTGCAGCAGCTGCCTGCGGGCATCAGCCTCAGCGAAACTGGCGATTCCGAAATGCTGAGTGAAATGTTCAGTACCTTTAGCATGGCCATGCTGAGCGGCTTGTTCCTGGTATGGATGGTGCTGGTACTGCTGTTCAGAAAGCTCTTGCAGCCCTTCACCATCATGATGGCCTTACCCTTATCCATCTGTGGCGCGCTATTGGCGCTGGCACTCACCCATCAGGCGCTTTCTCTGCCTGCAGTGATCGGCATCCTCATGTTGATGGGCATCGTCGGCAAAAATGGCATCCTTATTGTCGACGCCATCATTGAATGCCGCTCCGCAGGCTTGTCCAGAGTTGAGGCGATCATTGCCGCCTGCCAGCAGCGTAGCCGACCGATTATCATGACCACGATTGCCATGATTGCGGGCATGCTGCCAGTGATCATCGGCGCCGGGGCGGGGACTGGATTCCGTACGCCCATGGCTTATGCGCTGATAGGGGGGCTGGTGACCTCCACCTTGTTAAGCCTGATTGTCGTACCGCTGATTTATACGCTGATGGATGATCTTGAGCAACGGGTCAAAAGTCGTCTAAACACTGCGCACGAGTAA
- a CDS encoding efflux RND transporter periplasmic adaptor subunit — translation MNNRLIDQLPLFLRTRMALAIVVLTSILMVWHFSTHSESARPTNAGLTVTAITVENKPLNSTLELFGKVVAQEQVPVYADMMQGRITKVLVDEGDHVKAGQQLAVVDTQLAKVQRVQSLASKQRAIVAFSEAEAALDDAKKTLDQARTERVRGEKVAEDGLISKELLEQRIQTEQAAESKLNTARNRLRMALSDLLSANAQVDEADLKIKQAELVAPVSGLVIQRNAVVGQLLSQTNQSQFLLAKDGTLEVDIETSAEVAASLTHGMPVQVKIKDAERSYAGHIRKKGIMVHDENQMLHLKVAFSKAPGLSPGQAATVLVTLPQRNAIRVPDSAIAVEGDQYYVYSVEQGHAKRIAVTIGQRLDGEVEILAGVSPGMRLIDKFAGFIREGEPVNVIAAVH, via the coding sequence CCCTGTTTTTGCGCACACGCATGGCCTTAGCCATTGTGGTGCTGACCTCGATCTTGATGGTCTGGCACTTTAGCACGCACTCAGAATCTGCCAGGCCTACCAATGCAGGACTGACGGTGACAGCCATCACCGTGGAAAACAAACCGCTCAATTCGACGCTGGAGTTGTTTGGTAAAGTGGTTGCCCAGGAGCAGGTGCCGGTGTACGCGGACATGATGCAAGGCCGCATTACCAAAGTGTTAGTTGACGAGGGCGATCACGTCAAGGCCGGTCAGCAACTGGCGGTGGTGGATACCCAATTGGCCAAAGTGCAGCGGGTACAATCGCTTGCCAGCAAGCAGCGGGCGATTGTGGCGTTTAGTGAAGCGGAAGCGGCGCTCGATGATGCCAAGAAAACCCTGGACCAGGCGCGGACTGAACGCGTCCGCGGTGAAAAAGTCGCAGAGGATGGGCTGATTTCAAAAGAATTACTGGAGCAACGTATCCAGACCGAACAGGCCGCAGAGAGCAAGCTTAATACGGCCCGCAACCGTTTAAGGATGGCCTTATCCGATCTGTTGTCAGCCAATGCGCAGGTGGATGAAGCGGATCTCAAAATCAAACAGGCAGAGTTGGTCGCCCCGGTGTCAGGGCTGGTGATTCAAAGAAATGCGGTGGTTGGCCAATTGCTCAGTCAAACCAATCAATCCCAGTTTTTACTGGCCAAAGATGGCACGCTCGAGGTCGACATCGAAACCAGCGCGGAAGTGGCTGCGTCCTTAACGCATGGCATGCCAGTGCAGGTAAAAATCAAGGATGCAGAACGAAGCTATGCTGGCCATATCCGTAAAAAAGGCATCATGGTGCACGATGAAAACCAGATGTTGCATCTCAAAGTTGCTTTTTCCAAAGCCCCGGGGCTGAGCCCAGGGCAAGCCGCCACCGTGCTGGTCACCCTGCCGCAACGCAATGCCATCCGTGTGCCAGATAGTGCGATTGCCGTAGAAGGCGACCAGTATTATGTCTACAGCGTCGAGCAAGGACATGCCAAGCGCATTGCCGTTACTATCGGGCAGCGTTTGGATGGGGAAGTGGAGATACTGGCAGGGGTCAGCCCTGGCATGCGCCTCATTGATAAATTTGCCGGGTTTATCCGTGAAGGTGAACCAGTCAACGTCATTGCGGCAGTACACTAA